In a genomic window of Mycoplasma iguanae:
- a CDS encoding thioredoxin family protein, whose protein sequence is MVYDIVKSDLTNEKMSKGLVLLNFHALWCGPCKMLGPVLEEISKELNVDIYKVDIDKDREFAIEMQVQGTPTTFIFKDGEPVNKFVGYAPKDKILEVLKSV, encoded by the coding sequence ATGGTATACGATATAGTTAAAAGTGACTTAACTAATGAAAAAATGTCTAAAGGTTTAGTTTTATTAAATTTCCATGCTCTGTGATGTGGACCATGTAAAATGCTTGGTCCTGTTTTAGAAGAAATTTCTAAAGAATTAAACGTCGATATTTACAAAGTAGATATTGATAAAGACCGTGAATTTGCAATTGAAATGCAAGTTCAAGGAACTCCAACAACTTTTATTTTCAAAGATGGTGAACCAGTTAATAAATTTGTAGGATACGCACCTAAAGACAAAATTTTAGAAGTTCTAAAAAGTGTATAA
- a CDS encoding phospholipase D-like domain-containing protein: MQKRHNEAKLSWLITLSLLPIIGHFLFFLLGLKYKNVLSKEKYYHSYNKLFQPDEDAKNVLLEKEDRFSKGVKHLTQRKFKNADFSIINHGEEYFQKLFQYLKKAEKFIHIEIYIIKRGEIWEELKTILINKAKQGVEIRIIVDSFGLMDIPKTDLILLEQSGIHLLKYGVINFPFLNSGVFYRTHKKYFIIDGKILFSGGNNISDEYACYHPKYGDWQDANFYVQGEFVKQYSIAFINGWKLFSNEQLSLKKYAPIYYSEKNDTVAMLLEDGPITDEATLEEFILFMINKSQNIIRFSTPYFVPTQKVLTALKNALMSGIKVEIYVPGIYDKAYVKTTTFFYLKELQKYGLKIYFLREKFLHSKMASFDDKYAYIGTLNIDVRSFYSQYEIISFVKGEAVKQINQTFWNYKNASLTWEQMPNTHKKYTVIFVFFVKLFKPLL; the protein is encoded by the coding sequence ATGCAAAAGCGTCATAATGAAGCTAAATTATCTTGATTAATTACTTTGAGTTTGCTTCCTATAATCGGTCATTTTTTGTTTTTTTTATTAGGATTAAAATACAAAAATGTTTTATCTAAGGAAAAATATTATCATAGCTATAATAAATTGTTTCAGCCTGATGAAGATGCCAAAAATGTTCTTTTAGAAAAAGAAGATCGTTTTTCTAAAGGTGTTAAACATCTGACACAAAGAAAGTTTAAAAATGCAGATTTTTCCATTATTAATCATGGTGAAGAATACTTTCAAAAATTATTCCAATATTTAAAAAAAGCAGAAAAATTTATTCATATTGAAATATACATCATTAAACGTGGTGAAATTTGAGAAGAATTAAAAACTATTTTAATTAATAAAGCTAAACAAGGTGTGGAAATAAGAATTATTGTTGATTCTTTTGGTCTGATGGATATTCCAAAAACAGATTTAATTTTATTGGAACAAAGTGGAATTCATTTATTAAAATATGGTGTCATTAATTTTCCATTTTTAAATTCAGGAGTTTTTTATAGAACACATAAAAAATATTTTATTATTGATGGAAAAATACTTTTTTCTGGAGGAAATAACATTTCCGATGAATATGCTTGTTATCATCCAAAGTATGGTGATTGACAAGATGCTAATTTTTATGTACAAGGTGAATTTGTTAAACAATACTCCATTGCTTTTATAAATGGATGAAAACTCTTTTCTAATGAACAATTATCATTAAAAAAATATGCGCCAATTTATTATTCGGAAAAAAATGATACTGTTGCAATGTTGTTAGAAGATGGCCCAATTACCGATGAAGCAACTTTAGAAGAATTTATTCTATTTATGATTAATAAATCACAAAATATAATTCGCTTTAGTACACCTTATTTTGTTCCTACCCAAAAAGTTTTAACAGCTTTAAAAAATGCTTTAATGTCAGGAATAAAAGTTGAAATCTATGTTCCGGGAATTTATGACAAAGCATATGTTAAAACTACAACTTTTTTTTATTTAAAAGAATTACAAAAATACGGTTTAAAAATTTACTTTTTAAGAGAAAAGTTTTTACACTCTAAAATGGCTTCTTTTGATGATAAATATGCATACATTGGAACTTTAAATATCGATGTTCGCTCTTTTTATTCACAATATGAGATAATTTCATTTGTAAAAGGTGAAGCTGTTAAACAAATTAACCAAACCTTTTGAAATTATAAAAATGCTTCATTAACATGAGAACAAATGCCAAATACACATAAAAAATATACAGTGATATTCGTGTTTTTTGTTAAACTATTTAAGCCGCTATTGTAA
- a CDS encoding MAG0480 family ComEC-like protein: MKWYFSPSWYWQNHLSKIKNFYSNWFLVFAIQIALLLILNKIWIIFSIIIFLLLFSLLLIKWNFLIIAIFISFLVLFLWFFVYYPENNKIDINGQFLVKEKLKTGIIIEFKQQRIFINTKNEINLNSIVQIKGIANYPQNKTDFDFVNYLKSKKVFYIIEKPKELLLISNGKEIQKYIENYFLINSTKIYQDYIFFLLLGKNINSNSDFINLLNRLNILHLFVISGFHVGIFYKILLWIFKKSRHQNDIAFIFFCVIGFLYLFLINFRLSTLRAYIFFIIVFINKKWFYNYLTKIEILAITALIFLLHNIFVIFDSSFIFSFVILFFIFLAIKIKFYKKSDQQITIALVAYFSANLLNIFFNKEINIWGFINNLIFTPIILISFFMSFTLFWWKDLMNIYFLFLDKIFLFFDKFSLMLNFSFLTKEMIVVIYFLMAILFFVWEIKTKNRKNIFYF; this comes from the coding sequence TTGAAATGATATTTTAGCCCTTCCTGGTATTGGCAAAATCACCTTAGCAAAATTAAAAACTTTTATAGTAATTGATTCTTAGTTTTTGCTATACAAATTGCTTTACTATTAATACTTAATAAAATTTGAATTATTTTTTCAATCATAATTTTTCTTTTACTTTTTTCCCTTCTGTTAATCAAGTGAAATTTTTTAATAATTGCAATTTTTATAAGTTTTCTTGTTTTATTTCTCTGGTTTTTTGTTTATTATCCAGAAAATAACAAAATTGATATAAATGGTCAATTTCTTGTAAAAGAAAAACTGAAAACAGGAATCATCATAGAATTTAAACAACAAAGAATTTTTATTAACACAAAAAATGAAATAAATTTAAATTCAATTGTACAAATTAAAGGTATTGCAAATTATCCTCAAAATAAAACAGATTTTGATTTTGTTAATTATTTAAAATCAAAAAAAGTTTTTTACATAATAGAAAAACCCAAAGAATTATTATTAATTTCAAATGGCAAAGAAATTCAAAAATATATAGAAAACTATTTTTTAATCAATAGTACAAAAATTTATCAAGATTATATATTTTTTCTTTTGTTAGGTAAAAATATAAATTCTAATTCAGATTTTATAAATCTTTTAAATAGATTAAATATTTTGCATCTTTTTGTGATTAGTGGTTTCCATGTGGGAATTTTTTATAAAATACTATTATGGATATTCAAAAAAAGTAGACATCAAAATGATATAGCTTTCATATTTTTTTGTGTGATAGGATTTCTATATTTATTCTTAATTAATTTTAGGTTATCAACCTTAAGAGCTTATATTTTTTTCATAATTGTTTTTATTAACAAGAAATGATTTTACAATTATCTTACTAAAATTGAAATTTTAGCAATAACGGCTTTAATATTTTTATTACATAATATATTTGTCATTTTTGATTCATCTTTTATTTTTTCATTTGTAATTTTGTTTTTTATTTTTTTAGCAATAAAAATAAAATTTTACAAAAAATCAGATCAGCAAATAACAATTGCATTAGTGGCCTATTTTTCAGCTAACTTATTAAATATTTTTTTCAACAAAGAAATAAATATTTGAGGTTTTATAAATAATCTAATTTTTACTCCTATTATTTTAATTTCTTTTTTTATGAGTTTTACATTATTCTGATGAAAAGATTTAATGAATATATATTTTCTATTTTTAGATAAAATTTTTCTGTTTTTTGATAAATTTAGTTTGATGTTAAATTTTAGTTTTTTAACTAAAGAAATGATTGTGGTAATTTATTTTTTAATGGCAATATTATTTTTTGTTTGAGAAATAAAGACAAAAAATAGAAAAAATATTTTTTACTTTTAA
- a CDS encoding MAG0490 family ComEA-like DNA-binding protein, protein MKWKIFIISGFFLFVLVTSLTSFTLLLHPKIDQSQITYIWEFIGEVKRPIKLIVKKDTKLKEIILQINLLNSADISQLNLEQKAESDNTFFIGKKRKNNNSKINWKAINTLEDLKDIKISKALKEKILNLRKLKEKVNWNDILALPGIGKITLAKLKTFIVIDS, encoded by the coding sequence GTGAAATGAAAAATATTTATAATAAGCGGATTTTTTCTGTTTGTATTAGTTACAAGTTTAACTTCCTTTACTTTGCTGCTTCATCCTAAAATTGATCAATCTCAGATAACATATATATGAGAATTTATAGGTGAAGTAAAAAGACCGATAAAATTGATTGTTAAAAAAGATACAAAATTAAAAGAAATAATCCTGCAAATCAACTTATTAAATTCTGCGGATATTTCTCAGTTAAATTTAGAACAAAAAGCAGAAAGTGATAATACTTTTTTTATTGGTAAAAAAAGAAAAAATAATAATTCAAAAATAAATTGGAAAGCAATAAACACTTTAGAAGATTTAAAAGATATAAAAATCTCTAAGGCATTAAAAGAAAAAATTTTAAATTTAAGAAAATTAAAAGAAAAAGTTAATTGAAATGATATTTTAGCCCTTCCTGGTATTGGCAAAATCACCTTAGCAAAATTAAAAACTTTTATAGTAATTGATTCTTAG
- a CDS encoding MHJ_0274 family protein, with translation MEMWIILAVLLGAIVFFFFFQWFSNIRKRKKQKKLNEQFLIDQEKAKFEIIATISTIIEQNQKHLDNFVVSVGLYKMSDINNFAKESLKKIQQTKNYNLFVKNEDFPILQDLDLYLNNLSKTKSNLWSRNCIIELEYFQKQKQELENRPDFQDIKNNTEILLKEQMEKFIHDTSK, from the coding sequence ATGGAAATGTGAATTATTTTAGCTGTTTTACTGGGGGCTATTGTATTTTTCTTCTTTTTTCAATGATTCTCAAACATTCGAAAAAGAAAAAAACAAAAAAAACTTAATGAACAATTTTTAATTGACCAGGAAAAAGCAAAATTTGAAATTATTGCAACAATTTCAACAATTATTGAACAAAACCAAAAACATCTTGATAACTTTGTAGTGTCAGTTGGTTTATACAAAATGAGTGATATTAATAATTTTGCTAAAGAAAGTTTAAAAAAAATTCAACAAACAAAAAATTATAATTTGTTTGTTAAAAATGAGGACTTTCCGATCTTGCAAGATTTGGATTTATATTTAAATAATTTATCAAAAACAAAAAGTAATCTTTGAAGTAGAAATTGCATAATTGAATTAGAATACTTCCAAAAACAAAAACAAGAATTAGAAAATCGTCCTGATTTTCAAGATATAAAAAATAATACTGAAATTTTATTAAAAGAACAAATGGAAAAATTCATTCATGACACTAGCAAATAA
- the pgsA gene encoding CDP-diacylglycerol--glycerol-3-phosphate 3-phosphatidyltransferase yields the protein MTLANKLTIFRIVVVIPFLICLITFWYLNKQAAAALSIKSKNIELFFIAFVLFVVAMLTDLIDGYIARKTKTVTIFGKILDPIADKIMINSTLIILSVFNFIPFWITIIFVLRDITVDGVRNFYASRNIDISASIYGKLKTFFQFVALVLIFLTILFITNIEDYKLQKIWYWLLQIPLLISLIFSLISGYLYLKPFFKKEHFK from the coding sequence ATGACACTAGCAAATAAATTAACAATTTTTCGAATTGTTGTTGTTATTCCCTTTTTAATTTGTTTAATAACTTTCTGGTATCTTAATAAACAAGCAGCAGCTGCTTTATCAATCAAATCAAAAAATATTGAATTATTCTTTATAGCTTTTGTTTTATTTGTAGTAGCAATGCTAACTGATTTAATTGATGGTTACATTGCAAGGAAAACTAAAACTGTTACTATTTTTGGAAAAATTTTAGATCCTATTGCAGATAAAATTATGATTAATTCTACTTTAATTATTTTGAGTGTATTTAATTTTATTCCTTTCTGAATAACAATTATTTTTGTTTTAAGAGATATAACAGTTGATGGAGTCCGTAATTTTTATGCTTCACGTAACATTGATATTTCCGCTTCCATTTACGGAAAATTAAAAACTTTTTTTCAATTTGTTGCACTTGTACTAATTTTTCTTACTATTCTTTTTATTACAAATATTGAAGATTACAAATTACAAAAAATTTGATACTGATTATTGCAAATTCCTTTATTAATTAGTTTAATATTTAGTTTAATTTCCGGATATTTATATTTAAAACCCTTTTTTAAAAAAGAACATTTTAAATAA